A window of Pelomonas sp. SE-A7 genomic DNA:
CCATCCCGGGCCAGGGCATGGTCGGCCCCAACACCTTCGGCTACGACGCTTCGCTCAAGACCGAGATGAGCGAGTTCAACCGCGCCCGGGCCAAGGCCCTGCTCGACATGCACGGCTATGTGGACAAGGACGGCGACGGCTGGCGCGAGCAGCCCGACGGCAGCCCGCTCGTGCTGGAGTACGCCACCCAGCCCGACGGCCAGAGCCGCGCCCTGGTAGAGCTGTGGCAGAAGAACATGGACGCGCTGGGCCTGCGCATCAAGTTCACCATCGCCCAGTGGCCCGAGAACCAGAAGGCCTCGCGCGCCGGCAAGCTGATGATGTGGGGCCTGGGCTGGAGCGCCTCCATCCCCGACGGCGAGGACTTCCTGGGCATGGGCTACAGCAGGAACGCCGGCCAGTCCAACCATGCGCGCTTCAAGCTGCCGGCCTACGACAAGCTGTTCGAACACATCGCCGAGCTGCCCGACGGCCCCGAGCGCCAGGCCGCGATGCGCGAGGCCCAGCGCCTGCTGGTGGCCTACATGCCCTACAAGGTCCATGTGCACCGCATCTTCACCGACATGGCCCAGCCCTGGGTGCTGGGCTACAACCGCAACCTGTTCGTGCGCAACTTCTGGCAGTACGTGGACATAGATCTGAACCGCCTGCCCGGCAAGGACTCCTGAGCATGCAGCGTCGCACCCTGCTGCAGGCAGCGCTGGCGGCCTCTCTGGCGGCAGAAGCTGCAACGGCTGCCGATGCACCCAAGCTGCTGCGCTATGCCTTCCAGGTGGCCGAGACCGGCTTCGACCCGGCCCAGCTGACCGACCTGTATTCGCAGACCATCACGGCCCATATCTTCGAGGCGCCCTACGGCTACGACCCGCTGGCCGTGCCGCCGCGCATCGTGCCGCTGACCGCCGAGGCCCTGCCCGAGGTCTCGGCCGACTTCCGCACCTTTCGCCTGAAGCTCAAGCCCGGCATCTTGTTCGCCGACGACCCGGCCTTCGGCGGCAAGCCGCGCGAGCTGGTGGCGACCGACTATGTCTACAGCTGGAAGCGCATGGCCGATCCGGCGGTCAAGAGTCCCAACTGGGCGGCGGTGGAGGAGCTGGGCATCGTCGGCCTGCGCGAGCTGCGCACCGAGTCCCAGCAGCTGAAGCAGCCCTTCAACTACGACCGGCCCATCGAGGGCCTGCGCGCGGTCGACCGCTACACGCTCGAGATCCGCCTGGCCCAGCCGCGGCCGCGCCTGGTGCAGGCACTGGCCCAGAGCGACCGCATGGGCGCGCTGGCCCGCGAGGTGGTCGAGGCCCAGGGCGCCGACCTGATGGCGCACCCGGTGGGCACCGGTCCGTTCCGCCTGGCACGCTGGCGGCGCAGCTCGCTGATCGTGCTGGAACGCAACCCGACCTACCGCGAGCGCTTCTACGAAAGCCAGCCGGCGGCCGACGACAAGGAAGGCCTGGCCATCGCCGCCCGGCTGAACGGCCGCCGCATCCCCATGGTGGATCGCGTTGAGATTTCCATCATCGAGGAGTCGCAGCCGCGCTGGCTCAGCTTCCTCAACGGCGAGCAGGACCTGGTGGACCGGGTGCCGCCGGAGTTCGTCCACATCGCGCTGCCGCATGGCAAGGTCGCGCCCAACCTGGCGCGCCGCGGCATCCAGCTGACCCGCACGCTGGCGGCCGACACGGTGTTCACCTTCTTCAATCTGCAGGACCCCGTCGTCGGCGGCTACGCGCCCGAGAAGGTGGCGCTGCGCCGCGCCATCTCGCTGAGCTGGGACGTGGAGCGCGAGATCCGGCTGCAGCGCCGCGGCCAGGCGATTCCGGCCCAGTCGCTCCTGATGCCGCACACCAGCGGCTACGACCCGCATTTCAAGAGCGAGATCGCCGACCACGATGTGGCCCGCGCCAATGCCCTGCTCGATACCTACGGCTACCTGGACCGCGACGGCGACGGCTGGCGCGAGCTGCCGGACGGCCGGCCGCTGGTGATCGAGTTCGCCACCGAGCCCGACTCGCTGCGCCGCTCCTACGACGAGCTGTGGAAGCGCAGCTTCGCCAGCCTGCGCCTGCAGGTGCGCTTCAACGTGGCCAAGTGGCCCGAGAACCTCAAGGCCGCGCGGGCCGGCAAGATCGCCATGTGGTTCCTGTCCGATACCTCGACCCAGGCCGATGGCGCCTATGGCATCCAGCGGCTGTACAGCCGCCAGATCGGCGCCCGCAACATGTCACGCTTCCAGCTGCCCGAGTTCGACCGGATCTACGAGCAGCTGCAGGTGCTGCCCGACGGCCCCGAGCGCGAGGCCCTGTTCCTGCAGGTCAAGCGCTTGCAGGCGGCCTACATGCCGCTCAAGAGCCATGTGCACCGCATCATCCCGGACCTGCAGCAGCCCTGGATCTACGGCTACCGGCGGCCGCTGTTCCGCTACGAGTTCTGGCACTTCCTGGACGTGCTGCCGCATTAGCCCTCACTGGCACTCCGGCCCCTCGGGCGCCGGGTCCGGCGCGCCATAGCGGGCGTGCACCAGGCGCCGCCCCTCGGCCGCCGGCGTCAGCAGCAACAGGTGGCTGAACGAGGTCTCGCAAATCGTCCTGAGCTCCGGCCCGCCCAAGGCCTTGACCAAGGGCGCCAGCGTATTGCTGTGGCCAACGATCAGCACGGCGCCGTCCAGCTTGTTCACCGCCGCCGCCACTTCCTGCAGATGCTCGGCCAGGCCGCCCGGCTTGATGGTCAGCACGGCGGGCTGCAGGCCGCGAGCGGACAGCAGTGGCGCAGCGGTCTGCTGGGTGCGGCGGTAGTGCGTGGTCAGTACGTGATCGATGCCGGCGTGCTTCAGTGCCTCGGCCAGGGCCTGGGCTCGCGCCTGGCCGATGGCGGAGATGGCGGGGTCCTTGCTGCCGTCCTCGGCCCGCTCGGCATGGCGGGCCAGCACGATCAGCGAAGGCGCGGCAACGGCCGGCAGGCTCAGGCTCAGCGCCAGCAGGGCGCCCAGGTAAATCCTCATGCGTCGGTCCTCTCAGCGGATGCGGCAGCCAGTATGCTCGGTTCACTGGGGGTGGCCATGCGGTGCTTGTGCGCATTGCTGATCTTGCTCTTCTTGGGCCTGCGGCCTGTGCAGGCGGCCGAGCTGCGCATTGCCTTCGCCCTTTCGGTCGCGCCCTTCGCCGATCCGCGCGACGGCACCGGCCTCGAGATCGACATCATCCGCGCCGCCCTGCAGGCCGCCGGCCACACCATACGCCCGGCCTTCATGCCCTCGGCCCGCAAGATGGTGGCGCTGCGCAGCGGCGAGGTCGAGGCCGCGGCCACGCTGTCGCCGCAGGATGCGCCCGATGCCTGCCTGTCCGAGGTCTACATCCACTACCAGGACTATGCGATCACGGCCAAGGGCCGCTACCCCAAGGGCATCAAGCTGGCCGACCTGGCCCTGCTGCGCGTGGTGGCCTACCAGCTGGCCTCGCACCACCTGGGGCCGGAGTACGCGGCCGCGGTCAAGGCCAATCCGCGCTACCAGGAGCAGGCCGACCAGCTCTCGCAGCTGCGCATGCTGTTCGGCGGCCAGGCCGACGTGATCGTGGCCGAGCGCCACATCTACGAATACCAGCTCAAGCGACTGGCGGCCAGCCGCTTCACTGAGCAGCCCTTCGCGGTGGACTACGTACCGCTGTTCAAGCCGGTGGCCTACCGGGTCGCCTTCAAGAACCAGGCCTTGTGCGAGCAGTTCAACGCCGGCCTGGCCCGCATCCGCCGCGAGGGCGTGCTGGACCGGATCACGGCGGCCTACCTGCCGGTGATCAAGCTGCCGCCCTCAGGAGACAAGCCATGAGACTGGCCAGCAATGGCTTGCAGTTCGAACTGCTGGACGAGGGGCCGAGTGACGGCCGCCCGCTGCTGATGATCATGGGCCTGGGCATGCAGCTGACCGCCTGGCCCGAAGGCCTGGTCAGGCAGCTGCACCAGCGCGGCTTTCGCACGCTGCGCTTCGACAATCGCGACATTGGCCTTTCGAGCTTCCTGGACGAGCAGGGCCTGCCCAATCTGGGCCTGACGGCAATGCTGTACGCGATGCACCTGCCCACGCCGCATCCCCCGTACTCGGTGCAGGACATGGCACTGGATGCGCTGGGCCTGCTGGACGCGCTGGGCCTGAAGACGGACGTCCATGTGCTGGGCGTGTCCATGGGTGGCATGATCGCCCAGCGCCTGGCCCTGCTGGCGCCGGAGCGGCTGCGCAGTCTCAGCCTGATGATGACCAGCAGCGGCTCGCGCCGCCTGCCCGGCCCGACGATGCGGGTGCGCAGCGCGTTGATGAAGCGGCCGGCCAATCCGCAGGACCTGGACAGCGTGACCGAGCACATGCTGGGCATCTACCGCCTGATAGGCAGCCCCGGCTTCGCGCCCGACGAGGTCGAGCTGCGCGAGCGCGTTTCGGCCCATGTGAGGCGCAGCTACCACCCGCGCGGCGTGGCCCGCCAGCTGGCGGCCGTGGTGGCCGATGTAGAAAGGGCCAAGCTGCTGGGCCAGATCCGCACGCCCACCCACATCACCCATGGCCGGGCCGATCCGCTGGTGCCGGTGGCCGCCGCGCCCGACCTGCAGCGCCGCATCCCGGGCGCTTCGCTGGACCTGATAGACGGCCTGGGCCACGACCTGCCGGCCGCGCTGTGGCCGCATTTCGTGGCCGGCATCGCCGAGGTGGCGGAGCGGCGCTAGAGCAAGCCCAGCGCGCGGGCGCGGGTCACCGCATGCTTGCGCGAGCCGGCATCGAGCTTGGCGTAGACCTTCTTCAGGTGCCACTTGACCGTCTCGTCGCCTATGGCCATGGCCGTGGCGATTTCCTTGTTCGCATAGTTCAGCGCCAGCAGCTTGAGCACCTCGTGCTCCTTGGGCGTCAGGCGCAGCGCGGCATGGCCGTCGGCCTCGTCCGGCAGCGGCGCGGCGAAAGCCGGCCGCCACAGGCCGGCGGCATCGCTGACCGGCGCGCCGCGGACCGGCGTGGCGATGGGCCGGGTCTCCAGCAGCTCGACCGCCCGGCGCGCGTGGCCATAGGCCTCCTGCCAGTCGCCGGCCGCGGCACAGTCCTCGGCCAGCAGGCGGAACAGATGCGGCTGCGGCTTCCAGCCCGGCAGGCGGCGACCTTCTTCCAGCGTTGCCCGCGCGTAGTGCAGGGCCGCGGTAGCGGCCGTCATGCCGGCCGGCGCGGGCAGGTCGGGGTGGCGCCGGTGGATCTCGGCCAGCGCCTCGTAGACATCGACCTGCAGCGCGCTGAAACCATGGATCGCGCTGAGCTGCTCGCATTCGGCGATGGCCGCCAGGGCGGCCTCCGGCTGCGCCGCAGCCGCCAGTGCGCGGGCCTGGTTGATCAGGCACAGGGCCAGGTTGTCGGTCGAACTGGCCTCGCGATACATGCGGATGGCCTCGGCCACATGGGCCACGGCCTCGATACCGCGTCCCAGCAGCAGCAGCGAGCGGGCCAGCTCGCCGCAGGCGTTGGCGCGGTTGATGCCGCCCGGCGTGGCGGCCAGCGAACGCAGGGCCGCGCCGGCCATGGCATGCGCCTCGTCGGGCCGGCCCAGCTCATTGAACAGGGCCGCCAAGCGGGTCTGGCTGGCGCCCAGCAGGGCGGGCCAGCCGGTCTGCTGGGCCACGCCTTCGGCCAGGTCGAAGCAGGCCACGGCATCATCGATCTCGCCCAGGCTTTGCAGCGCCGTGCCGGCATTCATCACGCAGACCACGGCCAGCCGCAGCAGGCCCACGCGCTGGGCCTGTTCGCTGGCATGCAGGAACAGCGAGGCCGATTCGGCCAGCTCGCGACGCGACAGCCGCAGGGCGCGGGCCGCGCTCCACAGCGCATCGCAGGCCGGATCGGCCACCAGGGTTTCGCTCAAGGCCAGCTCGGGCTGGGCAAAGGAGCGCTCGTAGGCCTCCCAGGCCTGGGCCTGGGCCTGACGGTCCAGCAGGCGCGCTTCGCCGTAGACGGCGGCCGCCCGGCCGTACGCTTCCAGCTCACGCTCGCGCTGGCCGCGCGCCTTGGCCACGGCGGCCTCGGCCAGCAGCGCGTCGCCGCTGGCCATGGGATCCGGCCATTCGGCCAGCTGGCGGCGTGCCTGGGCCAGGCGGTCCTCGGCCTCGTCGAACTGGCTGTACATCGCCGCGATCTCGGAGCGGATCAGGGCCAGGCGTATCAGCACCCGCTGAGCTGCCGCACCGGTCTCGTCGCCCAGCGCCTGACGGGCCTGGTCGGCCAGGGTCAGGGCCCTTCGGCTGTCGCGCTGGCGCAGGGCCCAGGCCAGGGCAGTGAGGGCCGCGGCCCCACCGGCGACGGCCTCGGTTTCCAGCAGAGCCAGGTCGGCTTG
This region includes:
- a CDS encoding ABC transporter substrate-binding protein, whose translation is MQRRTLLQAALAASLAAEAATAADAPKLLRYAFQVAETGFDPAQLTDLYSQTITAHIFEAPYGYDPLAVPPRIVPLTAEALPEVSADFRTFRLKLKPGILFADDPAFGGKPRELVATDYVYSWKRMADPAVKSPNWAAVEELGIVGLRELRTESQQLKQPFNYDRPIEGLRAVDRYTLEIRLAQPRPRLVQALAQSDRMGALAREVVEAQGADLMAHPVGTGPFRLARWRRSSLIVLERNPTYRERFYESQPAADDKEGLAIAARLNGRRIPMVDRVEISIIEESQPRWLSFLNGEQDLVDRVPPEFVHIALPHGKVAPNLARRGIQLTRTLAADTVFTFFNLQDPVVGGYAPEKVALRRAISLSWDVEREIRLQRRGQAIPAQSLLMPHTSGYDPHFKSEIADHDVARANALLDTYGYLDRDGDGWRELPDGRPLVIEFATEPDSLRRSYDELWKRSFASLRLQVRFNVAKWPENLKAARAGKIAMWFLSDTSTQADGAYGIQRLYSRQIGARNMSRFQLPEFDRIYEQLQVLPDGPEREALFLQVKRLQAAYMPLKSHVHRIIPDLQQPWIYGYRRPLFRYEFWHFLDVLPH
- a CDS encoding histidine phosphatase family protein — its product is MRIYLGALLALSLSLPAVAAPSLIVLARHAERAEDGSKDPAISAIGQARAQALAEALKHAGIDHVLTTHYRRTQQTAAPLLSARGLQPAVLTIKPGGLAEHLQEVAAAVNKLDGAVLIVGHSNTLAPLVKALGGPELRTICETSFSHLLLLTPAAEGRRLVHARYGAPDPAPEGPECQ
- a CDS encoding transporter substrate-binding domain-containing protein, translated to MLFLGLRPVQAAELRIAFALSVAPFADPRDGTGLEIDIIRAALQAAGHTIRPAFMPSARKMVALRSGEVEAAATLSPQDAPDACLSEVYIHYQDYAITAKGRYPKGIKLADLALLRVVAYQLASHHLGPEYAAAVKANPRYQEQADQLSQLRMLFGGQADVIVAERHIYEYQLKRLAASRFTEQPFAVDYVPLFKPVAYRVAFKNQALCEQFNAGLARIRREGVLDRITAAYLPVIKLPPSGDKP
- a CDS encoding alpha/beta hydrolase — its product is MRLASNGLQFELLDEGPSDGRPLLMIMGLGMQLTAWPEGLVRQLHQRGFRTLRFDNRDIGLSSFLDEQGLPNLGLTAMLYAMHLPTPHPPYSVQDMALDALGLLDALGLKTDVHVLGVSMGGMIAQRLALLAPERLRSLSLMMTSSGSRRLPGPTMRVRSALMKRPANPQDLDSVTEHMLGIYRLIGSPGFAPDEVELRERVSAHVRRSYHPRGVARQLAAVVADVERAKLLGQIRTPTHITHGRADPLVPVAAAPDLQRRIPGASLDLIDGLGHDLPAALWPHFVAGIAEVAERR
- a CDS encoding helix-turn-helix transcriptional regulator; amino-acid sequence: MLLYPPQADLALLETEAVAGGAAALTALAWALRQRDSRRALTLADQARQALGDETGAAAQRVLIRLALIRSEIAAMYSQFDEAEDRLAQARRQLAEWPDPMASGDALLAEAAVAKARGQRERELEAYGRAAAVYGEARLLDRQAQAQAWEAYERSFAQPELALSETLVADPACDALWSAARALRLSRRELAESASLFLHASEQAQRVGLLRLAVVCVMNAGTALQSLGEIDDAVACFDLAEGVAQQTGWPALLGASQTRLAALFNELGRPDEAHAMAGAALRSLAATPGGINRANACGELARSLLLLGRGIEAVAHVAEAIRMYREASSTDNLALCLINQARALAAAAQPEAALAAIAECEQLSAIHGFSALQVDVYEALAEIHRRHPDLPAPAGMTAATAALHYARATLEEGRRLPGWKPQPHLFRLLAEDCAAAGDWQEAYGHARRAVELLETRPIATPVRGAPVSDAAGLWRPAFAAPLPDEADGHAALRLTPKEHEVLKLLALNYANKEIATAMAIGDETVKWHLKKVYAKLDAGSRKHAVTRARALGLL